CGTGCACTCCATGCGTGCCACGGTCCCTCCAGGTCGTGAAACACGCGAGCCTCGCGCCTCCGTTCCGCCAGGCACGGGGAGCGGGCGCGCCGGGCCCCGGCCGGAGCGCCGGTGTCGGTCGCGGACGGCAGCTCGCTTTCGGCGGACACCTTCCGGCTCGCGGCCGCGGCCTTCAGTCCTGCGCGGTGGGACGGACAATCACCTCACCCACGTCCACGTCGGCGGGCTGCTCGATGGCGTAGGCCATGGCCCGGGCAATCGCATCCGGTGGGATCGCGAGCCTGTCCCGGACCTCCTCGAACCTGGCCCGGAGCTCCGGGTTCTTCACGTGCTCGAGGAAGTTCGTCCGGGTCATCCCGGGTGAGATGACCGTCACCCGCAGCTTGGGACCCGCCTCCTGGCGCAGGCCTTCGGAGATGGCTCGTACGGCGAACTTGGTCCCGGCGTACACGGCCTGGCCGGGCACGATCCGGTGCGCCGAGGTCGACGCGGTGTTGATGAGGTGCCCGAAGCCTTGCCGCCGGAAGACCGGCAGCGCCGCGGCGATGCCGTACAGCACCCCCTTGATGTTGGTGTCGACCAGGTCCTCCCAGTCGTCGACGCGCAGGTCGTCCAGCGGAGAGGTCGCCAGGCTGCCCGCGTTGTTGATGAGCACGTCCAGCCTGCCAAACCGCTCACAGGCCAGGCGGACGAGCCCGTCGACGTCCTCGCGACGTTTCACGTCGGTCCGTGCGCAGAGGGCTTCTCCTCCCGCCTTCGTGATGCGCTCCACCACCGGCTCCAACCGCTCCAGCCGGCGCGCGCCAAGGACGACCTTCGCCTCGCGCCCGGCGAGCAGCAGCGCCGCCGCCTCGCCAATGCCGCTGCTGGCCCCGGTGATGGCAATGACCTTGTCCTGGATGCCTGACATGACGCCTTCCTGCCCGGCCAGGTGAAGGGAGGGCCGGGCGTGCAATGCAAGACTTGGCCATGCCGGGGCGCGCCGGGCTTGGGCGTTGTTGCCATGCCGTGCAGGTCAATTTCGCCCAAGCCAGGGGGGAGGCCCGTCCCTAGAATCCAACCGTGACCGCTCGCCCTTACGCCGTCGTGGATGGTCCCCTGTCCATCCAGACCTTCCTGTTCCCGGAGCTGCCGGGCCTGCGGCTGGTGCGCTACCGGACCGACGGGCGGCTGCTGCGCTCCGTGAAGGAGCGTTTCTCCGTGACGCTGACGCAGCGGGGGCACTCGGAGTGGTGGGGGCGGGGCAAGGTCCACGCCTCCTCGCCCCGGACGGTCGACCTCAAGCAGATGGGCGAGGTGCACCGGGACCTACGCCGGGACGGACCTGCCCGGTTCCAGGTCATCGCCTTCGACGAGTCCCTCGTCGACGAGGCCCGCGAGGCGCTGGGCGCGCCGGCCTCCGCGCGGCTGCGCCAACTCCAACTCGAAACGTCACAGCCCTCGGCGGCCGACTTCGTGCGCCTCCACGCCGTGCTGGATGCGGGCCTGGAGGGACGCTCCAGCGCGCTCTCGCTCCAGACGGCCCTGGCCGAAGCCCTCTCCTCGCTGGTCGGATGTCTGGAGCATCCAGGCGCGGGGGAGCGGCGTTACCGCTGGCCCATCCAGCGCGTGGTGGAGGCCCTGCACGAGGCCATCCCGGAGGGCATCACCCTGGAGTCGCTGGCCCATCAGGTGGGCTGGAACCGGTTCCACCTGTGCCGCGCCTTCCGCGAGGCGCTGGGCATGCCGCCTCACGCGTACCTCACCCACCTGCGCGTCTCGCGAGCGCAGCGGCTGCTGTCCCAGGGACTGGCACCCGCGGAGGTCGCGCTCCAGGTCGGGCTCTGTGACCAGAGTCAGCTCAACCGGCACTTCAAGCGCATCGTCGGCATCACGCCGGGGCAGTACGCGCGCGCCGTGCAGTGAGGCCGCCGTCACAGTCCCTGGGGCGGCTCCCGGAAGACCGCTTCGATGTTGTTGCCGTCCGGGTCCAGCACGAAGGCGGCGTAGTAACCGGCGGGGTAGCCCGTCTGGGCGCCGCGCGGCCCGGGCGGCCCGTTGTCGGTTCCGCCCGCCGCCACCGCGGCCGCGTGGAAGGCGTCGACCTGGGCGCGGCTGGTGGCGGCGAAGGCCGTGTGTTGCTTCACGCCATGGGGATGGAAGCGGTCGATCCAGAAGATGGGGTAGTCGCGGCCATAGCCAATGCCATCCGCTCCGGTGTCCTGGGGAAGCTGCATGGCGCGGCGCAGGCCGAGCGCCCCCAACGCCGCGTCGTAGAACGCCGCCGAGCGGGCGACGTCCGCGACGCCAATGCCGGTGTGATCGATCATGGCCCTCAGTGTACGGGCGCGAAGCCGCGCTCGCGCATCAGCGCGTCGAGGCTCGCGTCCTTTCCACGAAACTTCCGGTAGCCCTCGAACGGGTCGACGGTGTTGCCCACGGAGAGCACGTGCTCATACAGGCGCGCGGCCACCTTCGCGTCATAGGGACCTCCGGCCTCCTGGAAGGCCTCGAAGGCATCCGAGGCCAGCATGTCCGCCCAGAGGTAGCGGTAGTAGCCCGCCGCGTAGGCGTTGCTGGCGAAGACGTGGCCGAAATGGGGCATGCGGAAGCGCATGCCGACCTCCACGGGCGCGCCCATCTGGCGGAGCACGGCGCGCTCGAAGGCGTCGGGGTCGATGCGCTTCGCGCCCGCCAGATGCATCTTCATCTCCACCAACGCGGAGGTGAGGAAGTCCACGGTGTAGAAGCCCTGGTTGAACGTCGCCGCCTTCTGGAGGCGGGCCACGAGCGCCCGCGGCATGGGCTGCCCCGTCGTGTGATGCAGCGCGAAGCGGCTCAGCACCTCCGGCGTGGCGAGCCAATGTTCGAACAGCTTGGACGGGAACTCCGCGTAGTCGCTCACCACGCGGCTGCCCCCGAGCGACGGGTACGTCACGTCCCCGCTCAGCGTGTGCAGCGCGTGGCCGAACTCATGGAACAGCGTCTGCGCGTCGCGCCAGCCGAGCAGCGCGGGGCTGCCCGCTCCCGGCTTCACGAACGGCATGCTGATGGCCACCAGGGCCGGCACCTCGCCCCGGAAGCGCTCCTGGACGCGGTACGTCTCCGTCTGCCCTCCGTTGTACTTGCCCTCGCGCGCGTAGGGGTCGAAGTAGAGGAGCCCGCGCTCGCGGCCGCTCTCCCGGTCCTTCACCGCGAAGACGCGCACGTCCGGGTGGTAGACGGGCACGTCCGGCGCGGGCGTGAAGGTGTAGCCGAAGAGCTGGCCCGCCACCCAGAACATGCCCTCGCGCAGGGTCTCCAACTGGAGGTAGGGCTTCACCTCGCTGTCGTCGAAGTCATACGCCTGCTTGCGCACCTTCTCCGCGTAGTAGCGGTAGTCCCACGGGGCGATGGGCTCCTCCTGGCCCTGGCTCCGGGCAATGACAGTCATCGCGGCGACCTCTTCGCGCACGCGCGCGACCGCGGGCGTCCACAGCGTCTCCAGCAGCTTCATCGCGCGCTCGGGCGTCTTCACCATCGCGTGCTGGAGTTGGCGGTGCGCGTGGGTGGGGAAGCCCATGAGTCTGGCCTGCTCCGCGCGCGCCGCGAGGATTTGCGTGATGACGGCGTTGTTGTCATGCGCGTCGCCGTGGTCGCCGCGGCTGTCGTAGTTGCGCCAGACCTTCTCGCGCAGCGCCCGCCGCTCCGAATACGTGAGGAAGTCCGCCACCACCGAGCGGGTATTGGCCACGGCCCACTTCCCCGGCTGTCCGCGCGCCGTGGCCTCCGCGGCCGCGGCCTTTCGCAGCGGCTCTGGCAGGCCCGCCAGGTCCGCCTCGTTCTCCAGGAGGGTGAAGCGCTTCTCGTCGGCGAGCACGTTCTGGTTGAACGTCGTGTAGAGCGTGGCGAGCTTCTGATTGAGCGCGGCCATTCGCTTCGCCCCCGCTGCGTCCAGCAGGGCGCCCGAGCGCACGAAGTCATCGTAGGAGGACGTCACCAGGCGCTGCTGCTCCGGCGTCAGCTTCGCCTTCGCGGCCGAGTCCCGGACCGCCTTGATGCGGCGGAAGAGCTTGCGGTTCTGGGACTCCTCATCCCAGAACGCGGACAGCCGCGGTGCCATCTCGCGCTCCACGGCCTGGTACTCCGGTGAACTCACGAACGAGGACCACGCGTTGTAGACCTCGTAGACGCGATTGAAGCTCCGGCCGGAGTCCTGGTACGCGGCGATGGTGTTCTCGAAGGTGGGTGGCTCCTTAGAGTCCACGATGGCGGCGACCTCGCGGCGAGCCTGCGCCATGGCGGCTTCGAGCGCCGGAGCGAAGTCCTCCACCCGCGCGCGGTCGAACGGTGGGACGCCTCCATGAGGCCCGGACCAGGGCGCGAGCAGGCTCTCCGGCGACGAAGCGGGGGCCGCGAAGGCCGGGCCCGCCAGGAGGACGAGGCATGCTGCGATTCTGTGTCGTGGCATGCGGACAGAATACGGGCCAGGATTGAGCGGCATCCATCGAATGGAATTCGCCCGGGAGCCTCGAATGGCCGCACTCGACCGAATTGATCGCGCGATTCTGGAGGCCCTCCAGAACAATGCACGGCTGTCCAACAAGGAGCTGGCCGCGAAGGTGGGGCTGGCCCCTTCGTCATGCCTCGCGCGGGTGAAGCGGTTGGAGACGGACGGGGTCATCCGCTCCTATCGGGCGGAGCTGGATCCTCGCCCGCTGGGGCTGGGGCTCCAGGCGCTCATCGGCGTGCAGCTCCGGCTCCACGTGGGAGAGCACTTCGGCAGCATCGGAGACCACCTGCGTTCGTTGCCGGAGACGGTGGCCGTCTACTGCCTGGGAGGCACGACGGACTTCCTGGTGCACGTCGTGTGTCGGGACACGGAACACCTGCGCGTGCTCACCATCCAGTCCTTCACCAGCCGTCCGGAGGTGAGCCGCATCGAGACGTCGCTGGTGTTCTCCTTCGCGCGCTCGGGGCTGCCGGTCGACCGGGGCGCCTGACGGGGCCGGCGCTGTAACCTTTTTTCGTCCTCGTTCGTGGTGGCCGATGGATGCCCGGAATGCGCCGGGCGCCGGGACGGAGGACGGACATGCAGGCGACGAAGGTGGCCGTGGTGGGCGGGGGGCTGGGCGGGCTCACGGCGGCGGCGCTGCTCGCGCGCGGCGGCTGTGAGGTGACGGTGTACGAGCGCTCCAAGCACCTGGGAGGCCGGGCGAGGACGACGGAGGTGGAGGGCTTCCGCTTCAACCTGGGCCCGCATGCCCTGTACCGGGCGGGCGCGGCATATCGGGTGCTGGAGCGCCTGGGCGTGAGGCCCACGGGAGGCATTCCGAATCAGACGGGCTCCCATGCGCTGGTCGGCGGCCGGCTGCACACGCTGCCTCGGGGGGCCGTGACGCTGATGACGACGGACGTGTTGTCGCTCGCCTCGAAGCTGGAGGTGGCGAAGGTGCTGGCGGGGCTGGCCCGCATCGACACGCAGCCGTTGGCGTCCATGCCGATGCGGGAGTGGCTGGAGACGCGCCTGACGCGCAAGGACAGCCGGGCGCTCGTCGGCGCGCTGATCCGCGTGTCCTCGTACTGCGCGGACTTCGAGGCGCTCAGCGCGGAGGCGGGGCTGAAGCAGCTCCAGTGCGCGACCGCCGCGAACGTGCTGTACGTGGACGGAGGCTGGAGCACGTTGGTGGACGCGGTGGAGCGGCTGGGGCGCGAGGCGGGTGCCCGGCTGGAGCTGTCCGCGAGAGCAGAGGCTGTCGTTCTCCAGGAGGGAGGCAAGCGGGTCGAGGGCGTACGGCTCGCGGACGGCACGGTGCACCGCGCGGACGCGGTGGTGATGGCGGGGAGCCCCGCGGACGTGGCGGCGCTCATGCCGGGAGACGCGGTGCTCGCCCGGGAGGCGCGGGAGGCAGTGCCCATCCATGCGGCGACCTTGGAGCTGGGCCTGTCGGCCCTGTCGAGGCCGGATGCGTTGTTCGCTCTCGGGCTGGATGGGCCCTGGTACGCGTCGGTGCATTCGGCTTCCGCGAAGCTTGCCCCGGAAGGGGGAACGATGGTGCACGTGGCGAAGTACCTGGGCGGCGCGGACACGGAGGCGAGCGAGGCGGCACTGGAAGCCGTGATGGACGCGCTCCAGCCGGGCTGGCGCGAGAAGGTGGTGGCGCGGCGCTACCGGCCCTCGCTCACCGTCAGCGCTGGGCTGCCCCGGGCCGTGAACGGCGGGCTGGCCGGGCGTCCCTCCGTGGAGGTGCCGCACGTGAGCGGACTGTTCCGCGTGGGTGACTGGGTGGGCGCGGAGGGAATGCTCGCGGACGCATCCCTGGCGAGCGCCGAGGCCGTGGAGCAGGCCCTGGTGCCGCGCACCGCGACGACTCAGCGCCGTGCGGCGGGGACTTGATGCGGCCGGGCATCCAGGCCAGGGGCCCCTTCCGGAGGCGCGGAGCAGAAACCTGTCGGACAGTCGGACAAGTTGGGTGGACCTCCGCCACCTCCGAGCAACGGAGAAACCTGTCGGACAGTCGGACAAGTTGGGCGGACTGCGGCAGGCCCCTGTCGCCTCCGGTCCGCGGAAAACCTGTCCGACAGCCGGACAAGTTTGGGCGGACCAAGGCTGGCCTCCTCCTCCAGGCAGCGGAAAAGCTGTCGGACAGTCGGACAGGTTTGGCGGAGCGCGGCAGGGTTTCGCGCCGCTTCAGGGAAGCGAAGAAACCTGTCGGACAGTCGGACAGGTTGGAGACCGTGGATCCAGTCGGCGGCGGCCTGTCGGACAGGTTGGGGACCTTGGTGGAGCGCCGGGCGCTGGCTGCGGACCTTGGAAACTTGTCCGACAGTCGGACAGGTTTGGCGCGGTCCGGGCCCGGAGGGGCGTGGTGGAGGTTCGGGGGCTTGGGACCAGGCCATGTGGGGCTCCGGTGGGGTTCTTGGATTGTTGGAACGTGAGGGCTTGAACGGGATGGATGCACAGGCGCGAGGTGCACTGGGGCAGGCGGCGCGTGAGCATGAGCGCTTTCTCTGGGGGCTCTGTTACCGGATGACCGGCGTGGCCGCGGACGCGGACGACCTGGTGCAGGAGGTCTATGCGCGCGCGCTCGCGACCCCACCGAAGCGGTTGGACTCGCTGCGCCCCTGGTTGACCCGCGTGGCGGTGAACCTGTCCCGGGACCACCTGCGGCGGCGGCAGCGTGAGGACTACCTCGGACCCTGGCTGCCTTCTCCCGTGGAGACCGGGGACGAAGAGGTCCCTCCCTCGGTGGAGGCGCGGCTCCCGGACGGCGGCTCGACGGAGGGGCGCTATGAATTGCTGGAGAGCGTCTCCTTCGCCTTCCTCCTGGCGCTGGAGGCCCTGTCGCCCAAGCAGCGCGCGGTGCTGCTGCTGCGCGATGTCTTTGATTACTCGGTGCTGGAAGTGGCCGAAGCGCTGCGCATGAGCGAGGCGAACGTGAAGGTCGTGCACCACCGCGCCCGTGCCGCGATGGCCACGTATGACCAGTCACGGTGTGTTCCCACTCGCGACGTGCAGGCCCGCACGCGGGCTTCGCTGGAGGCCTTCCTGGGCGCGCTGGTGACGGGAGACGTGGCCGCCGCGGAGGCGCTGCTGGCTTCGGATGTGCGCGCACTGTCGGATGGTGGCGGCAAGGTGCGCGCGGCCCTCGTGCCCATCGTGGGCCCCCAGCGCGTCATGCTCTTCCTGCGCCGGTTGATGGAGATGCGAGGCCCGCCCGTGGCGTGGGAGGCGCGGATGCTCAATGGCCTGCCCGCCGTGGTGGCGGTGTACCCGCCGGGACGGGACCCGCTGTTGGCCCTGCGCATGGTGCTTCGCGTGGACGTGGACGCCAGCGGACGCATCCATGCGCTGCATTCCGTGTTGGTGGACCGGAAGCTCACGGGGGTGCGCATGCCCGTGCCGGGATGACGCGGACTTCTTGGAAAAATGGTTCTGATAAATCTTTCGAAGAACGCATCCGTTTGAGTGGCCTCCCCCGGAAAAGAGGAACTCGAATGTCGATGCGGAAGATGTGGGGCCCCAGGATCCTGATGTTAGGGGGGCTGACGTTGCTCGCCGGTTGCGGCCGTGAGCCCCGCCCCGTGGAGGTCATCCAATCCCGAAGTGCGGACGCGGTGGCGCTGCTGATTGAACGCGAGGACGGCGCGGGCCCCTACGTGGAGAGCACGGCGGAGCGCTTCCGGGTCGTCGCCTCGGGTGAAGCCATCAAGTCCGTGCGCTGGAGCGCCGACGCGGGTGCGATCGAGCCCTCCCAGGAGCGGGTCACCTGGACGCTGCCCACGGCGGGGACGGCTTCCCTTTCCGTCACCGTCGAGACGGAGTCCGGCAAGACGGCGGAGGGCGCGTTCCACTTCAACGTGGTGGCCGCGCCGCTCGCCTCCAGCTCCGTCATCGACACGGGGCCGGATGTCACCGGCAGCAGCTGCGACATCGTGTTCGACAGCACGGGCCAGGGCCACGTCATCTACACGAACGACACCCACAACAGCCTCTGGTACGGGAGCTGGGACGGCTCGGCCTGGACGACGGAGTTGATTGACGGCCCCGGCTTCAACAACGGGGGCGTCTTCGTCGTGAAGAGCCAGCTGGTCATCGACCCGATCACTGGCGCGCCGCATGTCGCCTATTCCAAGGGCACCGGCAACATCAACACCTCGCCAATGCGGGTGGGCTATGCCACACGCGTCAATGGTGTCTGGGTTCGTGAGGACGTCGACGCCTCGGTCGTGACCCGCATCAGCATCGCGCTCAACCCGGCGCAGGCGCAGCGGCCGGTCATCGTCTTCAGCAGCGGCAACGCGGGGAGCGTCAAGATCGCGACCCGGACGGGGGCGAACACGTGGTCCTCCGTGCCGCTCTCCGTCGCCTCCCAGGCGCTCACGAGCGACGCCCTCTTCGACGCGGCCGGAGCGCTGCACTTCATCACGCACCAGCCGTCGAGTGGCTACGTCAGTCAGTCGCTGCAGGTCCTGCGGGGCTCGGCCGTGGAGTCCTTCCCGTTGAAGACCAGCTCCATCGGGCCCTGGCTCTCGACGGTCTGGGCACCGGACTCGCACCTGCTGGCGCTCTCCAACAACATCTCCGAAGGCGAATGGAACGCCATCGAGGACATCACGGTGGGGATACCTGCCTCGGCCAGCACCCGGAGGGTCTCGGCGGTGGATTACAAATACTCCGCGGCGGACCTGACCTACGGCGGAGGCAAGCCGGTCATCGCTCTTCGCAATGGGACGTCGCTGGCGCTCGGAACGACGGACGCGCAGGGCTTCTGGACCTATACGCAGCTCGGGTCGGTGCAGGACAACTCCCGGCCCAGCGTGGCGATCCGTCCCACCGATGGCGTGCCTCATGTCTGCTACCAACGGGACGGCAAGGTGACCTTCCAGTAGGCCGGTCCACTTCCGGATGGCCCCCAAGGGTGAAGCCCCTGTCCAAGCGCTCCCTCCGTCACCAGTTCCCTGGTGACGGGCGGGGCGTGCGAACGGGGGAACGTGCATGGCGGGGCGGGGGGACGACTCACCGGTGGGGGGCGAGCCGTCCCTGTTCGCCCGGCTGGCGATGGGCGTGTTCCGGCACCGGGGCCGGGTGCTGGTAGGCGCGCTGCTGCTGCTCGCCGCTGCGGTGTGGGCCCTGCTCCGGGGCGGAGACCTCACCACCGGCACCATCGAAGGCATCGAATCCGCGAGGGCCGAGGCGCTCGCGCGCGGTGCCGCCGCAGGGTCGAACGACCAGACCCTGGCCGTCATCTTCCATCACGACACCTGGACCCCGGATGAGCCGCGCTTCGCCCAGGCGGTGACGTCCGTGCTGTCGCGCGTGGAGCGGCTGCCAGAGGTCGCGTCGGTGGTGTCGCCCATTGGCGCGCCCGAGGCCTTCCGGGCCCGCTTCGTGGCGAAGACCGGCCACGACCTGCTGGCGCTGGTGCGGCTCAAGGGCGGCGAGCGCGAGGCCACCGCCGCGTTCCCCGCCGTGCGCGCGGCGCTGGAGAGCCCGGACCTCCGGACGACGCTCACGGGCAAGGTGGCCTTCCTGGCCGCGCTCAATGAATTGCTGGAGCACGACCTGCTGCGCGCGGAGTTGCTGTCCTTCCCGCTGGCGCTGGTGGTCCTGCTGTGGGTGTTCCGCACGGTGGTGGCGGCGATGCTGCCCTTGGTGGTGGGCGGCCTGGCGGTGCTCTGCGGCGTGGCGGGCGTGATGCTGCTGTCGCACGCCACGAACATGGCTCAGTACACGCTCAACGTCGTGTCGCTCATCGGGTTGGGCGTGGCCATCGACTACTCGCTCTTCATCGTGAGCCGCTTCCGCTCCGAGCTCGCCCTGGGCCTCTCCACGGAGCACGCCCTGACGCGCACGCTGGACACCGCCGGGCGCGCGGTGGCGTTCTCGGGGCTGGCCGTCACGGTGGGGTTGGGGGGCCTGCTCTTCTTCCGAGGCTCGTACCTGAGCGCCATGGGCTTGGGCGGGGCCCTGGTGGTGGCCTTCGCGGTCCTCTTCGCGCTCACCGTGCTGCCCGCGCTGCTCGCCTGGCTGGGGCCCCGGGTGGACCGGGGACGGTTGCCCTTCTCCCGGAAGGAGGGGCGCGGCGGCGCATGGCACGCGCTGGCCACCTGGGTGATGCGCCATCCCTGGTGGGTGCTGTTGCCCACGCTGACGCTGCTGCTGGCCATGGGGCTACCATTCCGCCGGCTGCAACTGGCGGCCACGGACATCACCGCGCTGCCCGAGGGCACCGAGGCCCGCCAGGGCGCGGAGACCCTGGCCCGCCTGTTTCCCCGCGAGGCCGCCACGCGCGTCCTGGTGGCGGTGGAGTTCCCGGGAGGCAATCCCCTCACGCCGGAGCGCGCGGGCGCCCTGTACGACGCCAGCCGCCGCGCGGCTTCGATGCCCGGCGTCGTCGGCGTGGAGAGCGCGGTGGACCTGGGCCCCGGCATGGACCGGGCGACCGTCCAGCGGATGGCCGCCGCGCCGCCCCAGTTCCTTCCACCGGAGGTCCAGGCCGCGCGAGCCGCGTACATCACCGGCAACGTGGCGGTGATGCAGGTGCTGACGTCGTCGGCGCCCAGCAGCGTGGAGGCGCGCGACCTGGTCCGCGCGCTGCGCGAGGACCGCACGGTGGGCGATGGCCGGTGGTGGGTGGGCGGGCAGACCGCGGCGGACGTGGACGCGGCGGCCTTCGTGAAGCACCACACGCCCGCGGCGGTGGGGTTCGTGATGGGCATGACGTGCATCGTCCTCTTCGTGCTCCTGCGCTCCGTGGTGCTGCCCTTGAAGGCGCTCCTGATGAACCTCTTGTCGCTGGCCGGCTCGTTCGGCGCCCTGGTGTGGATTTTCCAGGAGGGGCACCTGCACCGGCTGCTGCGCTTCGAGCCCGGGCCCATCGAACCGTCGCTGCCCATCCTGTTGTTCTGCGCGCTGTTCGGCCTGTCCATGGACTACGAGGTGCTGCTGCTCAGCCGCATCCGCGAGGAGTACCTGCGCACGGGCGACAACACCCACGCGGTGGCCGAAGGGCTGGAGCGGACCGGCGGCCTCATCACCAGCGCGGCGGCCATCATGGTGGCCGTGTTCGCGGCCTTCACGCTGGCGTCGGTGGTGGTGGTGAAGGCCATGGGCCTGGGCATGGCCATCGCGGTCGCGCTGGATGCGACGCTGGTCCGGGTGCTCATCGTCCCCGCGATGATGCGGCTGATGGGGGACTTCAACTGGTGGGGGCCCGGCCACTGGAGGCGCTCGCGGCCACGGGCGCAGGGGACGGAGGTGCGGCCATGAACGCGCAAAATCTCGCATGGACGGCGGCGGCGCTGGGCGTGCTCGTGCACGGGCATCGGGCGCTGATGGCCGGCCTGCGGCGGCGGCAGGCCCCACCCCAGAGGCGCTTCGAGCCACCGTCGGTGACGGTCATCCGGCCCATCCGGGGCCTGGACGTGGACGCGCGCGAGAACGTGCGCGCGCTGCTGGAGCTGGACTATCCCGGTGAGTGGGAGGTGCTCTTCGTCTTCGACAGCGAGGACGACCCGGCGTTCCTCCCCACCCGCGAGGAGGTGGCCACCCGCCCGACGCGCGCGAGGCGGGTGGAGCTGCTGGTCGCGGGCGAGCCCCCGGCGGGCATGACGGGCAAGCTCAACGCGATGCAGGTGGGCGTGGCCCGCTCCCGGGGCCAGCTGCTGGCCTTCAGTGATTCGGACACGCGGCCCTCGCCCGGGGTGCTCACGGCGCTGGTGGGCGCGCTGCTGGAGGACGGCGGAACGGGCGCCACGTTCGCGCCCATCTACGCGGCGGCGGACGCGCCCCTGGCGGGCGACGTGGGCTACGGGCTGCTGGTGAACGCGTGGTACGGCGCGTCGGTCGCGTGCACCGCGGAGCCGGATGGCTCGCTGCCCTTCATCATGGGGCAGTTGATGGTGTTCCGACGCCAGGCGCTGGAGGCCATCGG
The sequence above is drawn from the Corallococcus sp. NCRR genome and encodes:
- a CDS encoding glycosyltransferase — translated: MNAQNLAWTAAALGVLVHGHRALMAGLRRRQAPPQRRFEPPSVTVIRPIRGLDVDARENVRALLELDYPGEWEVLFVFDSEDDPAFLPTREEVATRPTRARRVELLVAGEPPAGMTGKLNAMQVGVARSRGQLLAFSDSDTRPSPGVLTALVGALLEDGGTGATFAPIYAAADAPLAGDVGYGLLVNAWYGASVACTAEPDGSLPFIMGQLMVFRRQALEAIGGVRCAAGQFVDDMYLGRRLYLAGWKNRVVHAPLRVVTGRLGLTAFLRIFRRWILFSEAGIPGSFARPHWVRGAVSWLSWGALATSVARRAWGPALLAAVPIGFSVWSQLRLQRACHGPRVAPRHYWVPAVLPLLGAGVALSARVSREVDWRGRGYRLDAKARLGEAQPARASV